In Lemur catta isolate mLemCat1 chromosome 1, mLemCat1.pri, whole genome shotgun sequence, one DNA window encodes the following:
- the ZBED2 gene encoding zinc finger BED domain-containing protein 2, translating into MRREEEDDKGTRMKAEGHLEMKEEEEISEPGELVGPLASATPIPMSHNKGTRFSEAWEYFHLAPARAGHHPNQYATCRLCGRQVSRGPGVNVGTTALWKHLKSMHREELEKSGHGQAGLRQDPRPHGPPPTVAIEGDWGRLLEQVGALALWASQRERELLRRERAVEWRERAVERRERALEEVERAILEMKWKAKAEKEARQQDEDLPAAAHPFHFV; encoded by the coding sequence ATGAGACGGGAAGAGGAGGACGACAAGGGAACCAGGATGAAGGCCGAAGGGCACTTAGagatgaaggaggaggaagagatcagTGAGCCTGGAGAACTGGTTGGCCCTTTGGCGAGTGCCACACCCATCCCGATGTCCCACAACAAGGGGACTCGGTTTTCTGAGGCATGGGAGTATTTCCACCTGGCCCCTGCTCGTGCAGGGCACCACCCCAACCAGTATGCCACCTGCCGCCTGTGTGGCAGGCAGGTGAGTCGTGGCCCTGGGGTCAATGTGGGCACCACGGCCCTGTGGAAGCATCTGAAAAGCATGCACAGGGAGGAGCTGGAGAAGAGTGGCCATGGTCAGGCAGGGCTGCGCCAGGACCCCAGGCCCCACGGGCCCCCGCCCACTGTGGCCATTGAGGGTGACTGGGGCAGGCTCCTGGAGCAGGTGGGCGCCCTGGCTCTGTGGGCCAGCCAGCGGGAAAGGGAGCTGCTCAGGAGGGAGAGGGCTGTGGAGTGGAGGGAGAGGGCAGTGGAAAGGCGAGAGCGGGCCCTGGAGGAGGTAGAAAGGGCCATCCTGGAGATGAAGTGGAAGGCGAAGGCTGAGAAGGAGGCACGTCAGCAGGACGAGGACCTGCCTGCAGCGGCGCATCCCTTCCATTTCGTTTAA